The following proteins are encoded in a genomic region of Cyanobacteria bacterium FACHB-DQ100:
- a CDS encoding class I SAM-dependent methyltransferase, with amino-acid sequence MTTATPTAARPVTPLGILTAHLQTALKQLQHAEDATESVQKALELAIGLEEYVNACTTPESKDLSAIARKTQGEPWDQRFSDGETVRHLEQEMLSGHVEGQFLKMLVHMAHARRILDIGMFTGYSALAMAEALPIDGVLVACEVDEYVASFAQELFDQSLHGAKIQIKLAPAIDTLKELVSQGEVFDFVFIDADKREYVQYFQLLLDSGLLAPNGFICVDNTLLQGQPYLTERSANGAAIAEFNQVVAEDARVEQVLVPLRDGVTLIRRV; translated from the coding sequence ATGACCACAGCCACTCCGACTGCGGCACGTCCCGTTACGCCGCTTGGAATTTTGACGGCTCATCTGCAAACTGCACTCAAGCAACTCCAACACGCTGAAGATGCCACAGAATCCGTGCAGAAAGCATTGGAATTGGCGATCGGGCTTGAAGAGTATGTCAATGCTTGTACAACACCTGAATCGAAAGATTTGAGCGCAATTGCTAGGAAAACCCAGGGGGAGCCTTGGGATCAGCGCTTTTCGGATGGTGAAACAGTGCGCCATCTAGAGCAGGAAATGCTATCGGGTCATGTTGAAGGACAGTTTCTTAAAATGTTGGTTCACATGGCTCACGCTCGTCGCATTTTGGATATCGGAATGTTTACCGGATATTCTGCATTAGCAATGGCGGAAGCATTACCCATTGATGGTGTTCTCGTTGCTTGCGAAGTCGATGAGTATGTTGCAAGTTTTGCTCAGGAGCTATTTGATCAGTCGTTGCATGGTGCAAAGATTCAGATTAAGTTAGCCCCAGCGATCGACACCCTCAAAGAACTTGTAAGTCAAGGCGAGGTGTTTGACTTCGTGTTTATCGATGCCGATAAGCGGGAATATGTGCAGTATTTTCAATTGCTGCTCGATTCCGGATTGTTAGCACCGAATGGCTTTATCTGCGTGGACAATACCTTGCTTCAAGGACAGCCTTATTTGACTGAACGATCGGCGAATGGAGCGGCGATCGCTGAGTTTAATCAGGTCGTTGCAGAGGATGCGCGAGTTGAACAAGTGTTAGTTCCCTTGCGCGATGGTGTGACGCTGATTCGACGGGTTTAG
- a CDS encoding sedoheptulose 7-phosphate cyclase — protein sequence MSSVHAKVEATDQSFHLEGYEKIEFNLDLIEGLFEVGNPALADNYRTLGRCLAVVDHNVDRLYGEQLRSYFEYYEIDLTVFAIEITEPEKTIDTFLKITDAFCDFNLKRKEPVLVIGGGLVLDVAGFACSSYRRSTNYIRVPSTLIGLIDAGVAIKVAVNHGKLKNRLGAYHPPKQVILDFSFLKTLPVDQIRNGMAELVKIAVVSNAEVFELLEQYGEELLYNHFGFVGDAADLKQIGHRVNYESIKTMLELEAPNLHELMLDRVIAYGHTWSPTLELAPQVPLLHGHAVNIDMALSATIAEKRGYISAVDRDRILGLMSRLGLALDHPMMEIDLMWKATQSIMLTRDGLLRAAMPRPIGTCYFVNDLTRDELESAIADHKRLCADYPRAGAGIDAYVANSELVGSAN from the coding sequence ATGAGTTCTGTTCACGCAAAAGTTGAAGCAACGGATCAGTCATTTCATTTGGAAGGATACGAGAAGATCGAGTTTAATTTGGATCTCATCGAGGGTTTGTTTGAAGTTGGAAATCCCGCTTTGGCAGATAACTACCGCACTTTAGGACGCTGTCTAGCAGTGGTGGATCACAATGTCGATCGTCTCTATGGCGAACAGTTGCGATCGTATTTCGAGTATTACGAAATCGATTTAACGGTATTTGCGATCGAGATTACTGAGCCAGAGAAAACGATCGACACTTTCTTAAAAATCACGGATGCTTTCTGCGATTTTAATCTCAAGCGTAAAGAGCCAGTTCTAGTCATTGGTGGCGGATTGGTTTTAGATGTTGCAGGGTTTGCTTGTTCTTCTTATCGCAGAAGCACAAACTATATCCGAGTTCCTTCAACTTTAATTGGGTTGATTGATGCGGGTGTTGCGATTAAGGTTGCTGTGAATCATGGCAAGTTAAAGAATCGTCTCGGTGCTTATCATCCGCCTAAGCAAGTCATTCTTGATTTCTCGTTCTTGAAGACCTTGCCTGTGGATCAGATCCGAAATGGTATGGCAGAGTTAGTTAAAATTGCCGTTGTTTCTAACGCTGAAGTGTTTGAGTTGTTAGAGCAATATGGTGAAGAGTTGCTGTATAACCACTTCGGTTTTGTGGGTGATGCTGCGGATCTCAAACAAATCGGACATCGCGTGAACTATGAGTCAATCAAAACAATGCTGGAGCTAGAGGCTCCGAATCTGCATGAATTGATGCTCGATCGCGTGATTGCTTATGGTCACACTTGGAGTCCAACGCTAGAATTAGCTCCACAAGTTCCACTGTTACATGGTCATGCCGTGAACATTGATATGGCGCTTTCGGCGACTATTGCTGAAAAACGTGGTTATATCTCTGCGGTGGATCGCGATCGTATTCTCGGTTTGATGAGTCGGTTGGGCTTGGCACTCGATCATCCAATGATGGAGATTGACTTGATGTGGAAAGCAACTCAATCGATTATGCTGACTCGTGATGGATTGCTCAGAGCCGCAATGCCGCGCCCGATCGGAACTTGCTACTTTGTGAATGATTTGACCCGGGATGAGCTAGAAAGCGCGATCGCAGATCATAAGCGGTTGTGTGCGGACTATCCTCGTGCTGGAGCAGGCATTGATGCGTATGTAGCGAACAGTGAGTTGGTGGGGAGTGCAAACTAG